From the genome of Pseudomonas sp. Teo4, one region includes:
- a CDS encoding cytochrome P450, producing the protein MTVCEVDVSINSQGNTSQQSSILLPWADEDFRANPHPWYDVLRRDSPVYLDPLQENSYVISRYADVIKYGKHHSLSSVVPDWVPKGPWSLFKASMIVKDGEEHVALRRRSNKWFTPKLANQYAQHTAAAVNYALNDMGPDGVIEAYRNLALLPAHYAMCAALGLPNDGYDSASAWMHDAMVGLGAAVTDAEEERCKTAFLYLTDRVKRHLQLRRDYPEPGMVSSWIDDVIHGEMTEQELFEGVLLFWATGTPNAAYLISGGLETFARNPEVFELWKSDKNAHQSILNELARLYNPEISFTRFTKEPLEISGVEIPANKMIRFMIASANRDPDVFPNPDCFDLTREVDSAGNLTFGIGAHQCPGMIISKAEVYAVFNTIAERVRKIELIGSPVYANSDRAASYVRLPLKMTLY; encoded by the coding sequence ATGACAGTTTGTGAAGTCGACGTGAGCATTAATAGTCAAGGGAATACAAGTCAGCAGTCCTCGATACTTTTGCCTTGGGCGGACGAGGATTTTCGTGCTAATCCGCATCCATGGTACGATGTGCTCCGCCGAGACTCACCTGTTTATTTGGATCCACTCCAGGAAAATTCTTATGTAATATCTCGATATGCAGATGTGATTAAGTATGGAAAACATCATTCTCTATCATCAGTTGTTCCGGATTGGGTACCTAAAGGGCCGTGGAGTCTTTTCAAGGCTAGTATGATTGTCAAAGACGGTGAAGAGCATGTAGCCCTAAGGCGTAGGTCTAACAAGTGGTTTACTCCAAAACTCGCGAACCAGTATGCGCAGCACACGGCAGCGGCGGTGAATTACGCTCTCAACGACATGGGCCCTGATGGTGTAATTGAGGCCTATCGAAACTTAGCGTTGCTCCCTGCACACTACGCAATGTGCGCCGCCCTCGGACTACCTAATGACGGATACGATTCGGCATCTGCCTGGATGCACGATGCGATGGTTGGCTTAGGAGCAGCGGTTACAGATGCAGAGGAAGAACGCTGTAAGACCGCTTTCTTGTACCTTACGGATCGGGTGAAGCGCCATCTTCAACTCCGGAGAGACTACCCTGAGCCTGGAATGGTATCGTCTTGGATTGATGACGTGATACATGGAGAAATGACGGAGCAAGAGCTATTTGAGGGGGTTTTGCTTTTTTGGGCTACGGGTACTCCTAATGCAGCGTATCTGATCAGCGGTGGGCTTGAAACATTTGCCCGGAATCCTGAGGTCTTTGAACTCTGGAAGTCTGATAAAAACGCACATCAATCAATCTTAAATGAGTTGGCAAGGCTCTATAATCCAGAAATTTCTTTCACTCGTTTTACCAAAGAGCCTTTAGAAATATCTGGTGTCGAGATTCCTGCTAATAAAATGATTAGGTTCATGATCGCATCTGCCAATAGAGATCCTGATGTCTTTCCTAATCCAGATTGCTTTGATTTGACACGGGAAGTCGACTCGGCAGGAAATCTTACCTTTGGCATCGGAGCTCACCAGTGCCCAGGAATGATAATATCAAAAGCTGAGGTGTACGCAGTTTTCAATACTATAGCCGAAAGAGTTAGGAAAATAGAGTTAATCGGCTCGCCTGTTTATGCAAATAGTGATCGAGCAGCATCCTATGTGCGCCTTCCACTTAAAATGACATTGTACTGA
- a CDS encoding TetR/AcrR family transcriptional regulator — translation MALSVGLLLVRQELERHLNQFDWTALTPGRKNILGAFLQVATAEGYAAVTMRTLGNALNIKPPSLYSHFPGGRDEIVTESLRWHYYNFGISVLEAIESATTAEEFLDAYIIVHITHQIQRPENNLWDILIASDRIGNFLQPDIRNEVNYWISLCAKLYQAAAEAFGVKDSVVKSRMALAFLDSASSWSDWNGTASDMPRVCELAKKSVMALFNMDIHSRV, via the coding sequence ATGGCGCTTTCAGTAGGGCTGCTCTTGGTACGACAAGAGCTTGAAAGACATCTAAACCAGTTCGATTGGACTGCCCTGACGCCTGGGCGCAAGAACATTCTGGGAGCTTTCTTACAGGTGGCGACCGCCGAGGGATACGCTGCTGTCACCATGCGCACTTTGGGCAATGCGCTCAACATCAAGCCTCCTAGCCTATATTCCCATTTCCCCGGTGGGCGGGATGAAATCGTCACAGAGAGCCTGAGGTGGCATTACTACAATTTCGGTATTTCGGTGCTCGAAGCCATCGAGTCCGCCACCACTGCCGAAGAGTTCCTGGATGCGTACATCATCGTCCACATCACTCATCAGATTCAACGGCCAGAAAACAACCTTTGGGACATTTTGATCGCGAGTGATCGGATCGGGAATTTCCTGCAGCCCGACATCCGCAATGAGGTGAACTACTGGATTTCCCTGTGTGCAAAGCTCTATCAGGCCGCTGCAGAAGCGTTTGGCGTCAAGGACAGCGTAGTCAAATCCAGAATGGCCTTAGCGTTCCTGGACAGTGCGTCATCCTGGAGTGACTGGAACGGCACGGCTAGCGACATGCCCAGGGTCTGTGAGCTCGCCAAGAAATCAGTGATGGCCCTTTTCAATATGGATATACATTCGCGCGTCTGA